One segment of Saprospiraceae bacterium DNA contains the following:
- a CDS encoding HAD-IIIA family hydrolase — MESQQQINQLAASAPVQLELVHLFDKIRAVKAFVFDVDGVLTNNDLVVTEAGELLRTMNVRDGQAIKWAIRAGYPVGIITGGRSEGAKKRLTDLGVEEYYSGIHDKWVAFQSFLQRTNTLVSEVCYMGDDLPDLPVLRKVVLSCCPTDATPEALDICDYVSPLAGGRGCVRDIIEKVMKLQEKWPEY, encoded by the coding sequence ATGGAGAGCCAACAACAGATAAATCAACTGGCAGCCTCTGCCCCCGTCCAACTCGAGCTCGTCCACTTGTTCGACAAAATACGGGCAGTAAAAGCCTTCGTGTTCGACGTGGATGGTGTGCTCACCAACAACGACCTGGTGGTGACGGAGGCAGGCGAGCTGCTCCGCACCATGAACGTCCGCGACGGGCAAGCCATCAAATGGGCCATCCGAGCCGGCTACCCGGTGGGCATCATCACCGGTGGGCGCTCGGAAGGCGCGAAAAAACGCCTCACCGACCTCGGCGTGGAAGAGTACTACTCCGGCATCCACGACAAATGGGTGGCTTTTCAATCCTTCCTCCAACGCACCAACACGCTCGTCTCTGAAGTCTGCTACATGGGCGACGACCTGCCCGATTTACCTGTGCTGCGCAAAGTGGTGCTCTCCTGTTGCCCTACCGACGCAACACCCGAAGCCCTCGATATCTGCGATTACGTTTCTCCGTTGGCGGGTGGGCGCGGCTGTGTGCGCGACATCATCGAGAAGGTGATGAAGTTGCAAGAGAAGTGGCCAGAGTATTGA
- the iscX gene encoding Fe-S cluster assembly protein IscX: MPFKDFDDLPIHWNDHEDIAMALYERFGDDFDEGKIYRIRFTDLLQWVLEIPHFEGKREESNESHLEQIQAKWVYEWRANNR; the protein is encoded by the coding sequence ATGCCTTTCAAAGACTTCGACGACTTGCCCATCCACTGGAACGACCACGAAGACATCGCCATGGCGCTCTACGAGCGTTTTGGCGACGACTTCGACGAGGGCAAAATCTACCGTATCCGCTTCACCGACTTGCTCCAATGGGTGTTGGAAATCCCTCATTTCGAGGGCAAACGCGAGGAATCCAACGAATCGCACTTGGAGCAAATTCAAGCCAAATGGGTGTACGAATGGAGAGCCAACAACAGATAA
- a CDS encoding 2Fe-2S iron-sulfur cluster binding domain-containing protein, whose translation MATVTFLFEDKNIPPQTVTGDFEDMSILELTEEFDIHLNHNCGGVCACSTCHVYVEKGEEYLEEISDKEEDFVDRAINPRLESRLGCQCVILDNDAQITVTIPDQSRIIGHEH comes from the coding sequence ATGGCCACCGTAACATTTCTGTTTGAAGATAAAAACATCCCCCCTCAGACCGTGACGGGTGATTTCGAGGATATGTCTATTCTGGAATTGACGGAGGAGTTCGATATTCACCTCAACCACAATTGCGGCGGCGTGTGCGCGTGTTCCACTTGCCATGTCTATGTGGAAAAAGGAGAAGAGTATCTGGAGGAAATATCCGACAAGGAGGAGGATTTCGTTGACCGCGCCATCAACCCGCGCCTCGAAAGTCGCCTCGGATGCCAATGCGTCATCCTTGACAACGATGCCCAAATCACCGTCACCATTCCCGACCAAAGCAGAATCATCGGGCACGAGCATTAG
- a CDS encoding 2OG-Fe(II) oxygenase produces the protein MTHTSTATPQPVASQPAPIVLDMDKVRKAFEEAAPRYQLAHPYPFGVFDDFLDESAARSAMNAFPGIKDEGWIHYVHVNEKKHGLNKMTLIPAALQKVITALNTDEFVAALSKLTGIPHLKPDPSLEGGGLHQSKRGGFLNIHADFTVHPHKRHWRRRVNVLVYLNEDWAPEYRGELELWTRDMKACAQKILPVFNRCAIFNTDEDSFHGLPEPIQCPEGMTRKSIALYYFTEEEKTPPKRATNYRARPEDGNRRILIWLDKQAISIYNTLKGWLGIDDELVSKVLNFFNREKK, from the coding sequence ATGACACACACATCCACTGCTACCCCCCAACCCGTTGCCAGCCAACCCGCCCCCATTGTGCTCGACATGGACAAAGTCCGCAAAGCCTTTGAGGAAGCCGCCCCCCGCTACCAGCTCGCCCACCCGTATCCATTTGGGGTCTTCGACGATTTTTTGGACGAAAGCGCGGCCCGCTCGGCCATGAATGCTTTCCCCGGCATCAAAGACGAAGGCTGGATTCACTACGTCCATGTCAATGAAAAAAAACACGGCCTGAACAAGATGACCTTGATTCCGGCAGCATTGCAAAAGGTTATCACCGCGCTGAACACCGATGAATTCGTGGCGGCTCTGAGCAAACTCACCGGAATCCCCCACCTCAAGCCCGACCCAAGCCTCGAAGGAGGCGGCTTGCACCAAAGCAAGCGCGGCGGTTTCCTCAATATCCATGCGGACTTCACCGTGCACCCGCACAAGCGCCACTGGCGCCGCCGAGTGAATGTGCTGGTCTATCTCAACGAAGATTGGGCGCCCGAATACCGCGGCGAACTCGAACTCTGGACGCGCGACATGAAGGCTTGCGCCCAAAAAATCCTGCCAGTGTTCAACCGTTGCGCCATTTTCAATACCGACGAAGACTCGTTTCACGGGCTGCCAGAACCGATTCAATGCCCGGAGGGCATGACACGCAAGTCCATCGCCCTTTACTATTTCACAGAGGAAGAAAAAACGCCGCCCAAGCGGGCCACCAACTATCGCGCCCGACCGGAAGATGGCAACCGCCGCATCCTGATTTGGCTCGACAAACAGGCTATCTCCATCTACAACACGCTGAAAGGCTGGCTCGGCATTGACGACGAGCTTGTGAGCAAAGTGCTGAACTTCTTCAATCGGGAAAAAAAGTAA
- a CDS encoding glycosyltransferase family 39 protein, whose protein sequence is MSQSLRTSLLLALLGAVFYIPFLGGVHLFDWDEINFAEISREMLITKEYFRVYVNFQPFWEKPPLFFWLQSLAMEGFGVGEFAARLPNALCGIATLLLVYQIGHRLYHHRFGLVWALTYFGTVLPFLYFKSGIIDPWFNFFIFAGIYHFILFYWKKDGFELALPHSQWRYLFLGGFWIGMGILTKGQTAYLIAVLTMGVYWVSQRFRMYVSVPQFLFFTLAAAIVMLTWYGLETWKNGTWFIEEFNKYQYRLFSTPDAGHKGFPGYHFVVLLIGCFPASIFALRAFWKMPAESFRYRDDFRRWMKYLFWVVLLLFTIVKSKIVHYSSMCYFPLTYLAAVVIDKIVAGEIRFNSAMRAGLWGIAGVFVLAVAALPFLAMQIEVLKPLFKDPFAQANLEADVRWTGWEILPGVWLLGVMAAAFYFFKKTNHWRGFQTLFVGTGAFVLLTLIFFIKRIEGYSQRAAITFFESKIGEDCYVLTHGYRSYAHLFYTRKPPVTNEKSYDRNWLYAGDIDKDVFVVSKIQSAHEVERIAGMEELGRKNGFVFFVRKAVEKE, encoded by the coding sequence ATGAGCCAATCCTTACGCACATCCCTCCTGCTGGCACTGCTTGGCGCAGTGTTTTACATACCCTTTCTCGGCGGCGTGCACCTGTTCGACTGGGACGAAATCAACTTCGCCGAAATCAGTCGGGAAATGCTCATCACCAAAGAGTATTTCAGGGTTTATGTCAACTTTCAGCCGTTTTGGGAAAAACCGCCGTTGTTTTTCTGGCTGCAATCGCTGGCGATGGAGGGCTTTGGGGTGGGGGAGTTTGCTGCTCGTTTGCCCAATGCGCTTTGCGGCATCGCCACGCTGCTATTGGTCTATCAAATCGGGCATCGGCTCTACCACCACCGATTCGGGCTGGTGTGGGCACTGACTTATTTTGGCACCGTGCTGCCGTTCCTTTATTTCAAATCGGGCATCATTGACCCGTGGTTCAATTTCTTCATTTTCGCGGGCATTTACCATTTCATCCTTTTTTACTGGAAAAAAGATGGTTTTGAGCTCGCCCTGCCGCACAGCCAATGGCGCTACCTTTTTCTCGGCGGCTTCTGGATAGGCATGGGCATCCTGACCAAAGGGCAAACGGCCTACCTAATCGCCGTGCTGACGATGGGCGTCTATTGGGTCAGCCAACGCTTCAGGATGTATGTGAGCGTGCCGCAGTTTTTGTTTTTCACGCTCGCGGCGGCCATCGTCATGCTGACGTGGTACGGCTTGGAGACTTGGAAAAACGGCACTTGGTTCATTGAAGAGTTCAACAAGTATCAATACCGCCTGTTCAGCACCCCCGACGCGGGGCACAAAGGCTTTCCGGGCTACCACTTCGTGGTGTTGCTCATTGGGTGTTTCCCGGCATCCATTTTTGCGCTGCGGGCCTTTTGGAAAATGCCTGCGGAATCGTTCCGCTACCGCGACGATTTTCGGCGCTGGATGAAGTATCTCTTTTGGGTGGTGCTGCTCCTTTTCACTATCGTGAAATCGAAAATCGTCCATTACTCCTCCATGTGCTATTTTCCGCTGACCTATCTGGCGGCGGTGGTGATAGATAAAATCGTGGCAGGGGAAATCCGATTCAACTCGGCCATGCGTGCGGGGTTGTGGGGCATCGCAGGGGTGTTTGTGTTGGCGGTGGCCGCCTTGCCCTTCCTTGCCATGCAAATCGAGGTGCTGAAACCTTTGTTCAAAGACCCTTTTGCGCAGGCAAACTTGGAAGCCGACGTGCGCTGGACAGGTTGGGAGATATTGCCGGGCGTGTGGTTGTTGGGCGTGATGGCAGCAGCGTTTTATTTTTTCAAAAAGACAAACCATTGGCGAGGTTTCCAAACCCTCTTTGTGGGCACGGGCGCATTTGTGCTGCTCACACTTATCTTTTTCATAAAGCGCATCGAAGGCTACTCGCAGCGGGCGGCCATTACGTTTTTTGAAAGCAAAATTGGGGAGGATTGTTATGTGCTCACGCATGGCTATCGCTCTTATGCGCACCTCTTCTACACACGCAAGCCACCTGTGACCAACGAAAAAAGCTATGACCGCAACTGGCTCTACGCGGGCGACATAGACAAGGACGTGTTCGTGGTGTCGAAAATTCAATCGGCGCACGAAGTGGAGCGCATCGCTGGCATGGAAGAGCTGGGCAGAAAGAACGGATTTGTGTTTTTTGTGCGAAAGGCAGTCGAAAAGGAGTGA
- a CDS encoding response regulator transcription factor — protein MTTMLYTCYIIDDEPIAIEIIESYLLRLEGFMVAGKFTNPVKAFESLQQQPVDLLFLDIQMPGLTGLEFLQSLRRKPEVILTTAYREFALEGFELDAADYLLKPISFDRFLKAIGKFQARVRKAELPVSLKIQASEVEAPHLFVRADRKNVRVLLDEILYLESLKDYVRIVTTQGKITTKETITHFEEVLPPARFLRVHRSFIVAKDKITAHSADGLDIGKTPIPVGRMYKLAVEKEILGR, from the coding sequence ATGACGACTATGCTTTACACTTGCTACATCATTGACGATGAGCCCATTGCTATCGAAATCATCGAATCGTACCTGCTGCGGCTCGAAGGGTTTATGGTCGCCGGAAAATTCACCAACCCTGTGAAGGCCTTCGAGTCCTTGCAGCAGCAGCCAGTGGATTTGCTCTTCCTCGACATCCAGATGCCGGGGCTGACGGGGCTGGAGTTTCTCCAATCGCTGCGCCGAAAACCGGAGGTGATTTTGACGACTGCCTACCGCGAGTTTGCCCTCGAAGGCTTCGAGCTCGACGCGGCGGATTATCTCTTAAAACCCATTTCGTTCGACCGTTTTTTGAAGGCGATTGGAAAATTCCAAGCGCGAGTTAGGAAAGCGGAATTGCCCGTTTCGCTAAAAATTCAAGCATCCGAAGTAGAGGCACCGCACCTCTTCGTGCGTGCCGACCGCAAAAACGTGCGGGTGCTGCTTGACGAAATCCTCTATTTGGAAAGCCTGAAAGACTATGTCCGCATCGTGACCACCCAGGGAAAAATCACGACGAAGGAAACTATCACGCACTTTGAGGAGGTGCTGCCTCCAGCGCGATTTCTGCGCGTGCATCGCTCGTTCATCGTGGCGAAAGACAAAATCACCGCGCACTCGGCAGATGGATTGGATATTGGGAAAACGCCGATTCCGGTGGGGCGAATGTATAAACTGGCAGTGGAGAAGGAGATTTTGGGTAGGTAA
- a CDS encoding sensor histidine kinase: protein MKTAKKVCRTFGGVIKRILLHLLLWSAYVAVEFVANLPHYRDQSELLRQTIFFLPVVALPFYFVAYFLVPRLLWRGKKVLFWLSCVIVFLVVMVFRLQWENLYWSLHEGEKFRMPLSKISKNLFRDYAVIALGVCLKIIRDWDRKDRLTTQLAEEKRDAELQFLRAQIHPHFLFNTLNNLYGLALKKSPHTPDSILKLSGLLDFILYECNAEKIPLRKEIELIRHYIELERLRFGERLALAFEPKIPPDDIRIAPLLLLPFVENAFKHGAANTASDTVFVKIDLRLEGKTLFFQVENSKSSRPAKGPENGHKGIGLRNVEKRLALLYAGRYELEKVEGGEVFLIALKLQLASLRSLRVIEVINDP, encoded by the coding sequence ATGAAAACGGCTAAAAAGGTTTGCCGTACTTTTGGCGGCGTGATAAAACGCATCCTCCTCCACCTCCTGCTCTGGTCGGCCTATGTCGCCGTCGAGTTTGTAGCCAACCTGCCGCACTACCGCGACCAAAGCGAGCTGTTGCGGCAGACGATTTTTTTCCTGCCCGTCGTCGCTCTGCCGTTTTATTTCGTGGCCTACTTTCTCGTGCCGCGACTGCTTTGGCGAGGAAAAAAAGTATTGTTCTGGTTGTCGTGCGTCATTGTTTTTCTGGTAGTTATGGTTTTTCGGTTGCAATGGGAAAACCTATACTGGTCGCTGCACGAGGGAGAAAAATTCAGAATGCCACTCTCCAAAATTTCCAAAAACCTGTTCCGCGACTACGCCGTCATCGCGCTCGGCGTTTGCCTCAAAATCATTCGGGATTGGGACCGAAAAGACCGCCTGACAACGCAGTTGGCCGAAGAGAAACGCGATGCCGAGCTCCAATTCCTACGTGCCCAAATTCATCCGCACTTTTTGTTCAACACGCTGAACAACCTCTATGGCCTCGCGCTCAAAAAATCGCCACACACACCCGACAGTATCTTGAAACTCAGTGGCCTGCTCGATTTTATCCTTTATGAATGCAACGCCGAAAAAATCCCTTTGCGCAAGGAAATCGAACTTATCAGACACTATATCGAACTCGAGCGCCTGCGCTTCGGCGAGCGGCTGGCACTCGCTTTCGAGCCGAAAATCCCGCCCGACGACATCCGCATCGCGCCGCTTTTGCTTTTGCCTTTCGTGGAAAATGCCTTCAAACACGGCGCGGCCAACACGGCGAGCGATACGGTTTTTGTAAAAATTGACTTACGTTTGGAGGGAAAAACGCTTTTTTTTCAAGTGGAAAACAGCAAAAGCAGCCGCCCCGCCAAAGGCCCCGAAAACGGCCACAAAGGCATCGGCCTGCGCAACGTGGAAAAACGCCTCGCGCTGCTCTATGCTGGTCGCTACGAGTTGGAAAAAGTGGAGGGCGGAGAGGTGTTTTTGATTGCTTTGAAATTGCAGTTAGCGTCATTGAGGTCATTAAGGGTCATTGAGGTCATTAATGACCCTTAA